A genomic region of Vitis vinifera cultivar Pinot Noir 40024 chromosome 7, ASM3070453v1 contains the following coding sequences:
- the LOC100241287 gene encoding succinate dehydrogenase subunit 6, mitochondrial — MADSSPSFFRRHWEGWKDYWGERFAILDNYAKFVNRDKPIPKWSDSDVEEFIASDPVYGPTLRTTREAAKFAVAGAVIGAVSTAAVSWKYSRSPHGAALSFAAGGVFGVTFGQEFASHWLQLYRLDTLGAEVKFLEWWERKIGGRS, encoded by the exons ATGGCGGATTCATCACCTTCGTTCTTCAGGAGGCACTGGGAAGGCTGGAAAGATTACTGGGGCGAAAGGTTTGCCATCCTCGACAACTACGCCAAATTTGTCAATCGTGATAAACCCATCCCCAAATGGTCTGATTCTGATGTTGAAGAGTTCATCGCTTCTGATCCCGTCTATGGTCCCACT CTGAGAACTACTAGGGAAGCAGCGAAGTTTGCTGTTGCAGGAGCTGTTATTGGAGCAGTATCAACTGCTGCTGTTTCCTGGAAGTATTCAAGGAGCCCACATG GTGCGGCACTATCATTTGCTGCAGGGGGTGTGTTTGGTGTGACATTTGGACAGGAATTTGCAAGCCACTGGCTGCAACTTTACAGGCTGGACACCTTGGGCGCAGAGGTGAAGTTTTTGGAGTGGTGGGAGCGCAAAATCGGAGGACGGTCTTGA